In a single window of the Pocillopora verrucosa isolate sample1 chromosome 4, ASM3666991v2, whole genome shotgun sequence genome:
- the LOC131784692 gene encoding uncharacterized protein has protein sequence MSSLSLLDVAVEERKEELGEKAVTFVFKKEDHAKILLDNLRDMQAGNEGILTDVNLISRRKDSEEKFHSVLLAASSPNVKDLLMARSVKDSARAILLDGLTKETLRCLRKFIYKCEFTIDEDTLQDLHNFAVQFEIDALAAKCEELQDHQGRIKVVPDDHGDVLLELLNMFFEKELTTTTIEDYQGKIQLAVHGPLVAAASPALQDIILQGCTSQRRHPIRLGIHANVLRDFIGYLYSAKVTLQRENAVGLLRAACTYQIPALSQVCCEWLIAKLDTYDVVGILCLVRELDSEHTADLERRTKKIIITNFSSLSAEHGINALGHEDLMEIIQDEELEIEDEEHVLHVVMKWLEFDEKNRLPHLSRLLACVRLEQTSLDFLDTIQQDPRIGRSPECLEVIEEARHRLADQGHSMSHSSSHDDEGFQGSEESYDGDSWHEDPREELEGLSTASYNGEDFEDSNLRESDHIDDCYSCYTGDSYSSSPREDEHDDSYLRDQYLRDSYVHDKSPPRCRLRDSSPPDSYSHGYSQRGHISSNPSDDEEASCLSGPKRKDGQPDMRFKVNRRIFCKSGNNKDDSRDLRLREHRREFPGPVKKNGEPDMRYKVNKELFGALRKTSASISTNVPAKVHPVKKDGTRDMRYRNNRTALCGSSYVSSSACSVVTGTLTGGTKSSLGPSLAKVYTAGPLKKNGAPDMRYAVNKQRFGNLPAATTSSRGPLKKDGKPDMRYAANRQSHHPPQSRSQAQGPLKKDGTPDMRYKANRR, from the coding sequence ATGTCTTCACTCAGTCTTCTGGATGTGGCCGTAGAAGAACGGAAGGAAGAATTGGGCGAGAAGGCTGTGACTTTCGTTTTTAAAAAGGAAGACCATGCGAAGATTCTTCTAGACAACCTTCGCGACATGCAGGCAGGAAATGAGGGAATCTTAACTGACGTGAACCTCATTTCCAGAAGAAAAGACTCCGAAGAAAAGTTTCATTCTGTGCTCCTAGCAGCAAGCAGCCCAAATGTTAAAGATCTTCTTATGGCAAGGAGTGTCAAAGATTCCGCAAGGGCCATTTTGCTTGACGGATTGACTAAAGAAACTCTCAGGTGTCTTAGAAAATTCATCTATAAATGTGAGTTTACGATAGATGAGGACACTCTACAAGACCTTCACAACTTTGccgttcaatttgaaattgatGCACTCGCAGCTAAGTGTGAAGAATTACAGGATCATCAGGGAAGGATAAAAGTGGTACCTGACGATCACGGAGATGTGCTTTTGGAGCTATTGAATATGTTCTTCGAGAAAGAACTAACCACAACAACCATAGAAGACTATCAGGGAAAGATCCAGTTGGCTGTGCATGGCCCCCTCGTCGCGGCTGCGTCACCGGCCCTTCAAGATATCATTTTGCAAGGTTGTACTTCTCAAAGAAGGCACCCCATTCGTCTGGGCATCCATGCTAATGTTCTTCGTGATTTCATTGGTTACCTCTACTCGGCGAAAGTGACTCTGCAGCGCGAAAATGCTGTTGGTCTTCTCAGAGCCGCGTGTACTTATCAAATACCAGCACTTTCTCAAGTCTGTTGTGAATGGCTGATTGCCAAACTGGACACCTATGATGTGGTGGGTATCCTGTGCTTGGTTCGCGAATTAGATTCTGAGCACACTGCAGATCTggaaagaagaacaaagaaaattatcatcaccaatttcagttcgtTAAGTGCTGAACACGGAATCAATGCTCTTGGCCATGAAGACTTGATGGAAATCATCCAGGATGAGGAACTTGAAATTGAAGATGAAGAACATGTCCTTCACGTTGTCATGAAATGGTTGGAGTTTGACGAAAAGAATCGTCTTCCTCACCTGAGCAGGTTGCTGGCTTGTGTCCGCTTGGAACAGACAAGCCTTGACTTCTTGGACACCATCCAGCAGGATCCAAGAATCGGACGCTCTCCTGAATGCCTTGAGGTAATCGAGGAGGCCCGACATAGGCTAGCTGACCAAGGCCACTCCATGTCTCACTCCAGTAGTCACGATGATGAAGGTTTCCAGGGGAGCGAAGAATCATATGATGGCGACTCCTGGCACGAGGATCCGCGAGAAGAACTCGAAGGCTTGTCAACCGCATCTTATAATGGAGAAGACTTTGAGGATAGTAACTTGCGCGAAAGTGACCATATTGACGACTGTTATAGCTGTTACACAGGTGACAGCTATAGCAGTAGCCCACGCGAAGATGAACATGACGACAGTTACTTGCGTGACCAATATTTACGTGATAGCTACGTGCACGACAAGTCTCCGCCTCGGTGTCGCCTGCGTGACAGCAGCCCACCAGATAGTTACTCGCATGGTTACTCACAGCGTGGTCATATCAGCTCCAACCCGTCTGACGACGAAGAGGCGAGCTGCTTGTCGGGCCCGAAAAGGAAGGATGGCCAGCCAGACATGCGCTTTAAGGTGAATCGAAGGATTTTCTGTAAAAGTGGAAATAACAAAGATGATTCCCGGGACTTGAGGCTGAGGGAACATAGGAGAGAGTTTCCTGGTCCGGTTAAGAAGAATGGAGAACCTGATATGCGATATAAGGTAAATAAGGAATTATTTGGAGCGTTGAGGAAAACGTCAGCATCAATTTCAACCAACGTACCAGCAAAGGTTCACCCAGTGAAGAAGGATGGTACGCGTGACATGCGGTACAGAAACAACAGAACAGCACTCTGCGGCTCCTCCTATGTTTCAAGTTCCGCATGTTCTGTAGTTACTGGTACGCTTACCGGTGGAACAAAATCCTCTTTGGGGCCGTCCTTGGCTAAAGTTTATACCGCGGGACCTCTGAAGAAAAACGGCGCACCTGACATGCGCTATGCGGTAAACAAGCAGCGTTTTGGTAATCTCCCCGCCGCTACAACCAGCTCGCGAGGACCTCTTAAGAAAGATGGGAAACCGGACATGCGTTATGCAGCGAACAGACAGTCGCACCATCCTCCGCAATCTCGGTCCCAGGCGCAAGGTCCATTGAAAAAAGATGGAACCCCTGATATGAGATACAAGGCCAATAGGCGATGA